A single Hippocampus zosterae strain Florida chromosome 1, ASM2543408v3, whole genome shotgun sequence DNA region contains:
- the LOC127600612 gene encoding hepatoma-derived growth factor-related protein 2-like isoform X2 — MPPKRQFKAGDLVFAKMKGFPHWPARICKFDETQKSRVGVFFFGTHQIGYLTPARIVPFSGNKLKYGSGVRLKGFSEGMWEIQNTPGIGKKSTFAGKSTPGKPSGTLKATSSLLKKRTKSQGVRRLGADADVAAVNASPEAAACDSGTLCLKECVVKCVPAKTPRGPGSDANDSPAARAASDAEATSAPVTKTLRRSSSRSSAQMEDNKMETPTPREGDASHVDGVPPRQRRGRPSKASMQKKSDVAQAEEGPAAAMSGAHPTATTLRLKPCLVKCGPAHGRAKGRRPADPPRASASAPGALATAAVKRRPGRPSKADAKKRAQKSHQVPSPPTPSAPPESHSAPAAPQTAEAATGGAAAKLGTSGPSRARMSEEKGGGEGAEKATMATAGRGRKRKKVAEGKETTNPEGARKAKVTTEETTPSPGGAGHSGEGFQKDGKGGSWGATKEVKEANLEETEQKGGRPDVTADAPGPQEKVKRQQRKETQQTGGREPEADPTTPSPGGDSGARGGKKEETEREGGEGGKAQVTAGESAPRRGRKRKPAEISQTDGGEERRTEEAAPTGDGTKRRAAQDARGPRGHRAPTEATAEETTLGPEGKIKTRERREDEEGKAAEAESTPGPGEVTAEEGNQRGGGEERPTAGESTEGKRRRKDCEEEEEPDRGKAEATAEESAPGPAETSAANEGQREHGGLTEAATEESAPGRGGHRTATGEERKTEVSPPRRGGGRWRREGAAKEAGRPPKKEAKPAAAAARRPRGTKTTRGGAEEGARTKDGGGERTRTARKEDAAKDKQGSHVDDERQRRLAAKRESVLKSLRGLLKATRGGRRREAAAKSFTKAAIRVKTKRMRGHKMLQEATAGKKSRPPAPAGAKPPPAAAKESHGKLTGGPETRPQEPPNKDGRKLIGKIVKATTKVQVKTMMGGATLPPPQEGEATGGGRAAAAAHGSEEERKPQRVLTDDEKAATKRRHEKDAAKAGGAEPGRKSADGRQEANKNLTPTDSTLHRIHGDIRIWLKSGNPDVAKCLAALDQLSSIYVTSQHVHKHSELISTLRKMRFYRANQDIMDKAAMLYNRFKNAFLLGEGDQVVSAAFLRSLLEEKERQEEELCNNYKRAAGDEEGEVPAHRPPSAD; from the exons ATGCCGCCCAAACGCCAATTTAAAGCCGGGGACCTCGTGTTCGCCAAAATGAAGGGCTTCCCTCACTGGCCGGCCAGG ATCTGTAAATTCGATGAGACACAAAAGAGCAGAGTTGGTGTCTTCTTTTTCGGGACCCATCAGAT aggttaCCTCACTCCGGCTCGCATCGTCCCATTCTCTGGAAACAAGTTGAAGTACGGCAGCGGCGTCCGCCTCAAAGGCTTCTCCGAGGGGATGTGGGAGATCCAGAACACGCCTGGAATTGGCAAGAAGAGCACA ttTGCAGGCAAAAGTACCCCCGGGAAACCAAGTGGCACTTTGAAAGCGACCTCTTCTCTCTTgaagaaaagaacaaaatcaCAGGGCGTGCGACGACTCGGCGCCGATGCAGACGTCGCCGCCGTGAACGCATCTCCCGAGGCGGCCGCGTGCGATAGCGGCACCCTGTGCCTGAAGGAGTGCGTGGTCAAATGCGTGCCGGCGAAGACCCCGCGCGGTCCCGGGAGCGACGCAAACGACTCGCCGGCCGCTCGGGCGGCGTCCGACGCAGAGGCAACAAGTGCGCCGGTGACAAAAACTCTGAGGAGATCTTCATCCAGGTCATCCGCGCAAATGGAGGACAATAAGATGGAAACCCCGACCCCCCGGGAAGGCGACGCCTCCCATGTTGACGGCGTCCCGCCGCGGCAAAGGAGAGGGCGGCCGAGTAAAGCCTCGATGCAGAAGAAAAGCGACGTAGCGCAG GCTGAAGAGGGCCCGGCGGCGGCGATGAGCGGCGCGCACCCGACGGCCACCACGCTGCGACTGAAGCCGTGCCTGGTCAAATGCGGCCCCGCCCACGGCCGCGCAAAGGGCCGCCGGCCGGCCGATCCGCCCCGAGCGTCGGCGTCCGCGCCGGGGGCGCTGGCGACAGCCGCGGTGAAGAGGAGGCCGGGGCGGCCGAGTAAAGCCGACGCAAAGAAGAGGGCCCAG AAGTCACACCAGGTCCCgtctccccccaccccgagCGCGCCACCTGAATCGCACAGTGCGCCCGCCGCCCCCCAGACGGCCGAAGCGGCGACCGGCGGGGCGGCGGCCAAGCTGGGAACGTCGGGGCCGAGCCGAGCAAGGATGAGCGAGGAAAAAGGCGGGGGCGAAGGAGCGGAGAAAGCCACGATGGCGACGGCGGGCAGGGGAAGGAAGAGAAAGAAAGTGGCAGAGGGAAAGGAGACGACAAACCCGGAAGGAGCCCGCAAAGCAAAGGTGACAACCGAGGAGACGACGCCCAGCCCGGGAGGGGCCGGGCACAGCGGGGAAGGCTTCCAAAAAGACGGGAAAGGAGGGTCGTGGGGGGCCACCAAGGAGGTGAAAGAAGCAAATCTGGAGGAGACCGAGCAGAAGGGGGGCCGGCCTGACGTGACCGCCGACGCGCCCGGCCCACAAGAGAAGGTGAAAAGACAACAACGGAAGGAGACCCAGCAGACCGGCGGCCGGGAACCAGAGGCGGACCCGACGACGCCGAGCCCGGGCGGGGACTCGGGGGCCCGAGGAGGGAAAAAGGAGGAGACCGAGCGGGAAGGAGGTGAGGGGGGGAAGGCGCAGGTGACCGCCGGGGAGTCGGCGCCGCGCCGAGGAAGAAAGAGGAAGCCGGCGGAAATCTCCCAGACCGACGGGGGCGAGGAAAGACGGACCGAGGAAGCCGCGCCGACGGGAGACGGAACCAAAAGGAGAGCGGCGCAGGACGCGCGGGGGCCGCGGGGCCACCGGGCTCCAACGGAAGCCACCGCAGAAGAGACCACGCTCGGTCCAGAGGGAAAGATCAAGACGAGAGAAAGGCGGGAGGACGAGGAAGGGAAGGCGGCGGAGGCGGAGTCCACGCCTGGCCCGGGAGAGGTGACCGCGGAGGAGGGGAACCagcgggggggaggcgaggaAAGACCGACTGCTGGGGAGTCGACCgaagggaagaggaggaggaaagactgcgaggaggaggaggagccagaCAGAGGCAAGGCGGAGGCCACGGCGGAAGAGTCCGCACCCGGCCCAGCGGAGACGTCGGCGGCAAACGAAGGCCAAAGGGAGCACGGCGGACTGACCGAGGCGGCCACGGAGGAGTCGGCGCCCGGCCGCGGAGGCCACAGGACGGCAACGGGAGAGGAACGCAAGACCGAGGTCTCACCGCCTCGCCGTGGAGGCgggaggtggaggagggaaGGGGCGGCCAAAGAGGCGGGCCGGCCGCCAAAGAAGGAGGCCaaaccggcggcggcggcggcgaggaggcCGCGAGGGACGAAGACGACGAGAGGCGGCGCTGAGGAGGGAGCCCGGACCAAGGACGGCGGAGGCGAGAGGACCAGGACGGCGAGGAAAGAGGACGCGGCCAAAGACAAGCAAGGAAGCCACGTGGACGACGAG AGGCAGCGGCGGCTGGCGGCAAAGAGGGAGAGTGTCCTCAAATCCCTGCGAGGTCTGCTCAAGGCCACGAGGGGCGGCAGGCGAAGAGAGGCCGCCGCCAAGAGCTTCAC GAAGGCGGCCATCAGAGTCAAGACCAAGCGGATGCGGGGCCACAAGATGCTCCAAGAAGCCACCGCCGGGAAGAAAAGCAGGCCCCCCGCGCCCGCCGGGGCAAAGCCCCCTCCCGCGGCGGCCAAGGAAAGCCACGGCAAACTCACCGGCGGCCCCGAGACGCGGCCGCAGGAGCCCCCCAACAAGGACGGCAGGAAGTTGATTGGAAAAATCGTGAAAGCCACCACCAAGGTTCAGGTGAAGACCATGATGGGCGGAGCCACGCTGCCGCCCCCACAGGAGGGGGAGGCGACCGGCGGcgggagggcggcggcggcggcccacggctcggaggaggagaggaagccGCAGCGGGTGTTGACGGACGACGAGAAAGCCGCCACCAAGCGCCGGCATGAAAAAGACGCCGCCAAGGCAGGCGGGGCCGAGCCCGGCCGGAAGAGCGCTGACGGCCGGCAGGAAGCCAATAAGAACCTGACGCCCACCGACTCCACGCTGCACCGAATCCACGGAGACATCCGCATCTGGCTCAAGAGCGGCAACCCG GATGTGGCCAAGTGTCTGGCGGCGTTGGATCAGCTGAGCAGCATCTACGTCACGTCGCAGCACGTCCACAAGCACAGCGAGCTCATCTCCACTCTGAGGAAG ATGCGCTTCTACCGCGCCAACCAGGACATCATGGACAAGGCGGCCATGCTGTACAACCGCTTCAAGAACGCCTTCCTCCTGGGCGAGGGCGACCAGGTGGTGAGCGCCGCCTTCCTGCGCTCGCTGCTCGAGGAGAAGGAGCGCCAGGAAGAAGAGctctgcaacaactacaaaAGGGCGGCGGGCGACGAGGAAGGGGAGGTCCCCGCGCACCGGCCCCCCTCAG CCGACTAG
- the LOC127600612 gene encoding hepatoma-derived growth factor-related protein 2-like isoform X1 → MPPKRQFKAGDLVFAKMKGFPHWPARICKFDETQKSRVGVFFFGTHQIGYLTPARIVPFSGNKLKYGSGVRLKGFSEGMWEIQNTPGIGKKSTFAGKSTPGKPSGTLKATSSLLKKRTKSQGVRRLGADADVAAVNASPEAAACDSGTLCLKECVVKCVPAKTPRGPGSDANDSPAARAASDAEATSAPVTKTLRRSSSRSSAQMEDNKMETPTPREGDASHVDGVPPRQRRGRPSKASMQKKSDVAQAEEGPAAAMSGAHPTATTLRLKPCLVKCGPAHGRAKGRRPADPPRASASAPGALATAAVKRRPGRPSKADAKKRAQVAVEAAEKSHQVPSPPTPSAPPESHSAPAAPQTAEAATGGAAAKLGTSGPSRARMSEEKGGGEGAEKATMATAGRGRKRKKVAEGKETTNPEGARKAKVTTEETTPSPGGAGHSGEGFQKDGKGGSWGATKEVKEANLEETEQKGGRPDVTADAPGPQEKVKRQQRKETQQTGGREPEADPTTPSPGGDSGARGGKKEETEREGGEGGKAQVTAGESAPRRGRKRKPAEISQTDGGEERRTEEAAPTGDGTKRRAAQDARGPRGHRAPTEATAEETTLGPEGKIKTRERREDEEGKAAEAESTPGPGEVTAEEGNQRGGGEERPTAGESTEGKRRRKDCEEEEEPDRGKAEATAEESAPGPAETSAANEGQREHGGLTEAATEESAPGRGGHRTATGEERKTEVSPPRRGGGRWRREGAAKEAGRPPKKEAKPAAAAARRPRGTKTTRGGAEEGARTKDGGGERTRTARKEDAAKDKQGSHVDDERQRRLAAKRESVLKSLRGLLKATRGGRRREAAAKSFTKAAIRVKTKRMRGHKMLQEATAGKKSRPPAPAGAKPPPAAAKESHGKLTGGPETRPQEPPNKDGRKLIGKIVKATTKVQVKTMMGGATLPPPQEGEATGGGRAAAAAHGSEEERKPQRVLTDDEKAATKRRHEKDAAKAGGAEPGRKSADGRQEANKNLTPTDSTLHRIHGDIRIWLKSGNPDVAKCLAALDQLSSIYVTSQHVHKHSELISTLRKMRFYRANQDIMDKAAMLYNRFKNAFLLGEGDQVVSAAFLRSLLEEKERQEEELCNNYKRAAGDEEGEVPAHRPPSAD, encoded by the exons ATGCCGCCCAAACGCCAATTTAAAGCCGGGGACCTCGTGTTCGCCAAAATGAAGGGCTTCCCTCACTGGCCGGCCAGG ATCTGTAAATTCGATGAGACACAAAAGAGCAGAGTTGGTGTCTTCTTTTTCGGGACCCATCAGAT aggttaCCTCACTCCGGCTCGCATCGTCCCATTCTCTGGAAACAAGTTGAAGTACGGCAGCGGCGTCCGCCTCAAAGGCTTCTCCGAGGGGATGTGGGAGATCCAGAACACGCCTGGAATTGGCAAGAAGAGCACA ttTGCAGGCAAAAGTACCCCCGGGAAACCAAGTGGCACTTTGAAAGCGACCTCTTCTCTCTTgaagaaaagaacaaaatcaCAGGGCGTGCGACGACTCGGCGCCGATGCAGACGTCGCCGCCGTGAACGCATCTCCCGAGGCGGCCGCGTGCGATAGCGGCACCCTGTGCCTGAAGGAGTGCGTGGTCAAATGCGTGCCGGCGAAGACCCCGCGCGGTCCCGGGAGCGACGCAAACGACTCGCCGGCCGCTCGGGCGGCGTCCGACGCAGAGGCAACAAGTGCGCCGGTGACAAAAACTCTGAGGAGATCTTCATCCAGGTCATCCGCGCAAATGGAGGACAATAAGATGGAAACCCCGACCCCCCGGGAAGGCGACGCCTCCCATGTTGACGGCGTCCCGCCGCGGCAAAGGAGAGGGCGGCCGAGTAAAGCCTCGATGCAGAAGAAAAGCGACGTAGCGCAG GCTGAAGAGGGCCCGGCGGCGGCGATGAGCGGCGCGCACCCGACGGCCACCACGCTGCGACTGAAGCCGTGCCTGGTCAAATGCGGCCCCGCCCACGGCCGCGCAAAGGGCCGCCGGCCGGCCGATCCGCCCCGAGCGTCGGCGTCCGCGCCGGGGGCGCTGGCGACAGCCGCGGTGAAGAGGAGGCCGGGGCGGCCGAGTAAAGCCGACGCAAAGAAGAGGGCCCAG GTTGCCGTCGAAGCGGCCGAGAAGTCACACCAGGTCCCgtctccccccaccccgagCGCGCCACCTGAATCGCACAGTGCGCCCGCCGCCCCCCAGACGGCCGAAGCGGCGACCGGCGGGGCGGCGGCCAAGCTGGGAACGTCGGGGCCGAGCCGAGCAAGGATGAGCGAGGAAAAAGGCGGGGGCGAAGGAGCGGAGAAAGCCACGATGGCGACGGCGGGCAGGGGAAGGAAGAGAAAGAAAGTGGCAGAGGGAAAGGAGACGACAAACCCGGAAGGAGCCCGCAAAGCAAAGGTGACAACCGAGGAGACGACGCCCAGCCCGGGAGGGGCCGGGCACAGCGGGGAAGGCTTCCAAAAAGACGGGAAAGGAGGGTCGTGGGGGGCCACCAAGGAGGTGAAAGAAGCAAATCTGGAGGAGACCGAGCAGAAGGGGGGCCGGCCTGACGTGACCGCCGACGCGCCCGGCCCACAAGAGAAGGTGAAAAGACAACAACGGAAGGAGACCCAGCAGACCGGCGGCCGGGAACCAGAGGCGGACCCGACGACGCCGAGCCCGGGCGGGGACTCGGGGGCCCGAGGAGGGAAAAAGGAGGAGACCGAGCGGGAAGGAGGTGAGGGGGGGAAGGCGCAGGTGACCGCCGGGGAGTCGGCGCCGCGCCGAGGAAGAAAGAGGAAGCCGGCGGAAATCTCCCAGACCGACGGGGGCGAGGAAAGACGGACCGAGGAAGCCGCGCCGACGGGAGACGGAACCAAAAGGAGAGCGGCGCAGGACGCGCGGGGGCCGCGGGGCCACCGGGCTCCAACGGAAGCCACCGCAGAAGAGACCACGCTCGGTCCAGAGGGAAAGATCAAGACGAGAGAAAGGCGGGAGGACGAGGAAGGGAAGGCGGCGGAGGCGGAGTCCACGCCTGGCCCGGGAGAGGTGACCGCGGAGGAGGGGAACCagcgggggggaggcgaggaAAGACCGACTGCTGGGGAGTCGACCgaagggaagaggaggaggaaagactgcgaggaggaggaggagccagaCAGAGGCAAGGCGGAGGCCACGGCGGAAGAGTCCGCACCCGGCCCAGCGGAGACGTCGGCGGCAAACGAAGGCCAAAGGGAGCACGGCGGACTGACCGAGGCGGCCACGGAGGAGTCGGCGCCCGGCCGCGGAGGCCACAGGACGGCAACGGGAGAGGAACGCAAGACCGAGGTCTCACCGCCTCGCCGTGGAGGCgggaggtggaggagggaaGGGGCGGCCAAAGAGGCGGGCCGGCCGCCAAAGAAGGAGGCCaaaccggcggcggcggcggcgaggaggcCGCGAGGGACGAAGACGACGAGAGGCGGCGCTGAGGAGGGAGCCCGGACCAAGGACGGCGGAGGCGAGAGGACCAGGACGGCGAGGAAAGAGGACGCGGCCAAAGACAAGCAAGGAAGCCACGTGGACGACGAG AGGCAGCGGCGGCTGGCGGCAAAGAGGGAGAGTGTCCTCAAATCCCTGCGAGGTCTGCTCAAGGCCACGAGGGGCGGCAGGCGAAGAGAGGCCGCCGCCAAGAGCTTCAC GAAGGCGGCCATCAGAGTCAAGACCAAGCGGATGCGGGGCCACAAGATGCTCCAAGAAGCCACCGCCGGGAAGAAAAGCAGGCCCCCCGCGCCCGCCGGGGCAAAGCCCCCTCCCGCGGCGGCCAAGGAAAGCCACGGCAAACTCACCGGCGGCCCCGAGACGCGGCCGCAGGAGCCCCCCAACAAGGACGGCAGGAAGTTGATTGGAAAAATCGTGAAAGCCACCACCAAGGTTCAGGTGAAGACCATGATGGGCGGAGCCACGCTGCCGCCCCCACAGGAGGGGGAGGCGACCGGCGGcgggagggcggcggcggcggcccacggctcggaggaggagaggaagccGCAGCGGGTGTTGACGGACGACGAGAAAGCCGCCACCAAGCGCCGGCATGAAAAAGACGCCGCCAAGGCAGGCGGGGCCGAGCCCGGCCGGAAGAGCGCTGACGGCCGGCAGGAAGCCAATAAGAACCTGACGCCCACCGACTCCACGCTGCACCGAATCCACGGAGACATCCGCATCTGGCTCAAGAGCGGCAACCCG GATGTGGCCAAGTGTCTGGCGGCGTTGGATCAGCTGAGCAGCATCTACGTCACGTCGCAGCACGTCCACAAGCACAGCGAGCTCATCTCCACTCTGAGGAAG ATGCGCTTCTACCGCGCCAACCAGGACATCATGGACAAGGCGGCCATGCTGTACAACCGCTTCAAGAACGCCTTCCTCCTGGGCGAGGGCGACCAGGTGGTGAGCGCCGCCTTCCTGCGCTCGCTGCTCGAGGAGAAGGAGCGCCAGGAAGAAGAGctctgcaacaactacaaaAGGGCGGCGGGCGACGAGGAAGGGGAGGTCCCCGCGCACCGGCCCCCCTCAG CCGACTAG
- the wdr55 gene encoding WD repeat-containing protein 55, with the protein MAAPADHAGLPSTSETDAIGDPASSESEPGAAIWDDDGKDSTEPRILDTPQDIRLEAVANTVAVHPSRDLLVCGDVDGDVYAFSYSCTEGENRELWSSGHHLKSCRQVRFSDDGEKLYSVSKDKAVHVLDVERGRLVSRIRGAHGAPINSLLLVDANILATGDDGGTLKVWDMRKGSAIMDLKHHDDYISDMAVDEAKKILLTASGDGTMGVFNIKRRRFELLSEYQSSDLTSVTLMKRGKKVVCGSSQGSVYIFNWNGFGATSDRFALQAESVDCVAPISDSVICAASMDGYIRAINILPNRIIGCIGQHVGEPVEELAKSWDSRFLLSCAHDQLIKFWDISSLAATTVNEHRKRKKKDGRMKSLSKKALGDSDFFSGLVEEPQKKEEEEVDDSDSGSD; encoded by the exons ATGGCGGCGCCCGCGGATCACGCCGGATTGCCGTCAACGTCAGAAACGGACGCGATCGGCGATCCCGCAAGTTCCGAATCGGAGCCGGGGGCTGCGATTTGGGATGACGACGGCAAGGACTCGACCGAGCCCAGGATCCTGGACACCCCGCAAGACATCCGGCTCGAGGCGGTCGCCAACACGGTGGCCGTCCACCCGAGCCGCGACCTGCTGGTGTGCGGGGACGTGGACGGGGACGTGTACGCGTTCTCCTACTCGTGCACGGAGGGCGAGAACCGCGAACTGTGGTCCTCCGGCCACCACCTCAAGTCCTGTCGCCAAGTGCGCTTTTCCGACGACGGCGAGAAGCTCTACAGCGTCTCCAAGGACAAGGCTGTGCACGTGCTGGACGTGGAGCGCGGACGGCTGGTCAGCAGGATCCGCGGCGCGCACGGCGCTCCCATCAATTCTCTGCTGCTGGTGGACGCCAACATCCTGGCGACTGGAGACGACGGGGGCACGCTGAAG GTGTGGGACATGAGGAAAGGTTCGGCCATTATGGATTTGAAGCACCATGACGACTACATCAGCGACATGGCCGTGGATGAAGCCAAAAAGATCCTGCTGACAGCCAG TGGCGACGGCACCATGGGCGTCTTCAACATCAAGAGGCGGCGGTTCGAGTTGCTGTCGGAGTACCAGAGCAGCGATCTGACCTCGGTGACGCTGATGAAGCGAGGCAAGAAAGTGGTGTGCGGCTCCAGCCAAGGCAGCGTCTACATCTTCAACTGGAACGGCTTCGGGGCCACCAGCGATCGCTTTGCCCTACAAGCGGAGTCGGTGGACTGCGTTGCCCCCATCAGCGACAGCGTGATATGCGCCGCCTCCATGGATGGCTACATCCG AGCCATCAACATCCTCCCCAACCGCATCATCGGCTGCATCGGGCAGCACGTCGGTGAGCCGGTCGAAGAGCTGGCTAAAAGCTGGGACTCTCGTTTCCTGCTCAGCTGCGCCCACGACCAGCTCATCAAGTTCTGGGACATCTCCTCGTTAGCCGCCACCACCGTCAATGAGCACcgcaagaggaagaagaaggatgGACGCATGAAATCGCTTTCCAAAAAAGCTCTCGGGGACAGCGACTTTTTCTCGGGACTTGTCGAGGAGCCGcagaaaaaggaggaggaggaagtggatgACAGTGACAGTGGCAGCGATTAA